Proteins encoded together in one Nitrospirae bacterium CG2_30_53_67 window:
- a CDS encoding nitroreductase, giving the protein MLRDLVIKNRSYRRFYEKEKISLRTLKDLVDLARHSAAAANLQPLKYLLSSDKKKNDLIFPHLAWAGYLRDWPGPKPGERPSAYILVLGDTEIAKNFGCDHGIAAQSILLGAVEKGLGGCIIGSIQREKLRKALKIPDRYKILLAIALGRPKETVVIETVGPDGNIKYWRDENGIHHVPKRSLKEIIIR; this is encoded by the coding sequence ATGCTGAGAGATCTGGTTATTAAAAACAGGAGTTACCGCCGGTTTTATGAAAAAGAGAAGATTAGTCTTCGGACCTTGAAGGATCTTGTCGATCTGGCGAGGCACTCGGCTGCCGCGGCCAATCTCCAGCCCTTGAAATATCTCCTCTCCTCGGATAAAAAAAAGAATGATCTGATCTTTCCTCACCTGGCTTGGGCCGGATATCTCAGAGACTGGCCCGGGCCCAAGCCGGGGGAGCGGCCTTCGGCCTATATTCTGGTCCTGGGCGACACAGAGATTGCCAAGAACTTCGGTTGCGATCACGGGATCGCGGCCCAGAGCATCCTCCTGGGGGCCGTGGAAAAAGGGCTGGGGGGGTGTATCATCGGTTCCATCCAACGGGAAAAACTGCGCAAGGCGCTGAAGATTCCGGACAGGTACAAGATTCTTCTGGCCATCGCCCTGGGCAGACCCAAAGAGACTGTGGTGATCGAAACCGTGGGGCCGGATGGGAACATCAAATACTGGCGGGATGAGAACGGGATCCATCATGTGCCCAAAAGATCTCTCAAGGAAATCATAATAAGATAG